From Syntrophorhabdus sp., a single genomic window includes:
- a CDS encoding flagellar hook protein FlgE — MLSSFFSGISGLIANSSSINVVGNNIANVNTVGFKASRATFEDVLYQSISGTSGSSQVGRGTALSSVDTTFGQGSFESTSESTDLAIGGKGFFIVRSEESQTNYYTRAGQFRFDADGYMTNPAGEILQGRQIDRTTNAPYGVDTDIIISQAPSEPRATEFIGMNVNLQSDADVAGTLGSLSGVANNSVTSVALSEGKYPRAGTYTITYHDPVAPATQGTLEIVCALTDPTGTATGSSVTYTALVDAGTTYTNIGGSGLDITTDAALTDGASRTIGFQGFSTDYVSATRNPTTTSNYSSSVTAYDSLGQPHVVTVYFRKAYETTVPQTSVWEWMAHLDAADSSTGANDLAGWGTLVFNNNGALTSGGDANSVSFDFSQGANPGQAIDLVFGSGSGGGTTTQYPIASTTNFQTQDGYPPGVLQNVTVSAEGTISGHYSNGQILNLYQITLANFNNPNGLTKEGSNLYSETIESGVAYTNAPGEGGLGKISANSLEQSNVDLATEFVKMIIAQRGYQANSRVITTTDEVLQELMNIKR, encoded by the coding sequence ATGTTAAGCTCATTCTTTTCAGGCATAAGCGGTCTCATAGCGAACAGTTCGTCCATCAACGTGGTGGGCAACAACATCGCCAACGTCAACACCGTCGGGTTCAAGGCGAGCAGGGCGACCTTCGAGGATGTCCTGTACCAGTCGATCAGCGGGACATCCGGTTCGAGCCAGGTCGGCAGGGGCACGGCGCTCAGTTCCGTCGACACCACTTTCGGTCAGGGCAGCTTCGAAAGCACCAGCGAGTCCACGGACCTCGCCATCGGCGGTAAGGGGTTCTTCATCGTGCGGTCCGAGGAGAGCCAGACCAACTACTACACGAGGGCCGGCCAGTTCCGTTTTGACGCCGACGGCTACATGACAAACCCCGCGGGCGAGATCCTCCAGGGAAGGCAGATAGACCGGACCACCAACGCCCCCTACGGCGTCGACACGGACATCATCATATCCCAGGCCCCGAGCGAACCGAGGGCCACCGAGTTCATAGGCATGAACGTGAACCTCCAGTCCGATGCCGACGTGGCAGGTACCCTGGGCAGCTTGAGCGGGGTAGCGAACAACAGCGTTACGAGTGTGGCCTTGAGCGAAGGCAAGTATCCGAGGGCAGGTACCTACACGATAACCTATCACGATCCCGTCGCGCCCGCGACTCAGGGGACGCTGGAAATAGTATGCGCCCTCACGGACCCGACAGGCACGGCGACGGGCTCGTCGGTGACATATACCGCCCTCGTCGATGCCGGGACGACATACACCAATATCGGCGGTTCCGGCCTCGACATAACCACGGATGCCGCTCTCACGGACGGAGCGTCGAGAACGATAGGCTTCCAGGGTTTCTCCACGGACTATGTGAGCGCGACCCGCAACCCGACGACGACGTCGAATTACTCATCCTCCGTTACGGCCTATGACTCCCTCGGTCAGCCCCATGTCGTCACGGTCTACTTCCGCAAGGCATACGAGACGACAGTCCCGCAGACAAGCGTCTGGGAATGGATGGCCCACCTCGATGCGGCCGATTCGTCAACAGGCGCCAATGACCTTGCCGGATGGGGCACGCTTGTCTTCAACAATAACGGCGCTCTGACCTCCGGCGGCGACGCGAACAGTGTTTCCTTTGATTTCTCCCAGGGTGCCAACCCCGGGCAGGCGATCGACCTCGTCTTCGGCTCCGGCTCGGGCGGGGGGACGACGACCCAGTACCCGATAGCCTCGACGACGAACTTCCAGACCCAGGACGGCTATCCCCCGGGCGTCCTTCAGAACGTGACGGTCAGCGCCGAGGGTACCATCTCTGGCCACTACTCGAACGGCCAGATCCTGAACCTCTACCAGATCACGCTGGCAAACTTCAACAACCCCAACGGCCTGACGAAGGAAGGCAGCAACCTTTACTCGGAGACGATAGAGTCCGGCGTCGCCTACACGAACGCGCCTGGCGAGGGCGGCCTCGGCAAGATCAGCGCCAACTCCCTCGAACAGTCGAACGTTGACCTGGCGACGGAGTTCGTCAAGATGATCATCGCCCAGAGGGGCTACCAGGCGAACTCCCGCGTCATCACGACAACGGACGAGGTCCTCCAGGAACTCATGAATATCAAACGGTAA